A region of Anopheles merus strain MAF chromosome 2R, AmerM5.1, whole genome shotgun sequence DNA encodes the following proteins:
- the LOC121590769 gene encoding muscle M-line assembly protein unc-89 has protein sequence IPFPGSVQDGTQAKQRRGDPAGDRDGAGAAAGRRWGAFDVARRHLLAGTVPGAQFPLGLDLAPPGGRSAAQGDDAGARKVAVRDWGEPQCAGRLLQGHHRQGAGDGRLGRCDERGRVHLALLLVRLRHRRGVLQGHLDRSRGDYHRGGGGAARAGGDAAGRRGTAGGRRISGQKKTSTDQLEDSRENESPAVADAAAGDGDVAAAEETEPLEGEPIEGDEQAVDEADGAGEGEEVPAARELEPTGAVAAAAADGEPNDDESDLKEDGDESGESYSESEELSSELSYSYSDMSVDEVDPSQWRVFHEDEDEIALIKFEQQEEKTPEPTEKEKDAEFQRLRKASRPPLYLTKLTDRSAPAGSTIKLQCTVEGQEVTVRWLKNDQQIERTPNLQTSAADGLYTLTIKHLKHSDAGEYKILAKNRGGEIPSVAHVKVYDAIKPKCQLPFFVKIRDYFHHALNDLVIEARIMFQKEYEPTITWLKDGEPVVLDQRIGATFEGEEIFQLNIYDPTPEDSGRYTCIAENEAGRCQMSHTVDFVDKVPYMRLPGITNADRKQLTEEEIEERKREELRIKTEAKERLAGGGRTARGGDDVHEPYESESYVIRDSKNKLAWAGQLHNVTTTKGAIVKMTCSANGPLPMFKWQRNGRPIDFGDHVKLMNSGAIGQIVINGVTRKDAGEYTCTAKNSHNEIKTTCVLKVITLPSAETTPATFTRAVKEFYDIRADDLVLEVNVHGLPKPTISWLKDGEDIVLGDKLLINREPNGVYQLCIHKPAPADCGVYECRAVNSAGTAKVSHEVSFTSKDKLIHVQHIEHADYFKRRLEEKEAASLLLTAEPTPPTDQQQQQPASQAQSQAQQQAEPAATGEPVPPVEPAEGEAGETATEAPAPEATAQEQTAAAAAPKPKFKAMPGRRRFEDGPVEPFVIRDSKNRLMWETKLKNQTVPAGKSIKLTCSVTGPQPTWRWMKNGKPLVWSKSVVNATKVEFGCVRITPTTVADSGEYTAYAKNSFGEIECSCTVTVFATEKDIETVPTFTRVIDYYDSLVDDLILEVHVRGVPDPKLTWERDGMEFTNETDRVIISREGNGVYRLSIHNPEKLDGGKWVVTAKNHAGEEKLKHSVTFKGREFYQSQLTHGIYHADKQITRSEEDGFVYGTRSRSVSRAPSVAHQVGPEPDISAVVEALAAVEATTEDAPAAGAAAEGAEPAADAADAPEEPKKKKEPKQWRKNLQGLLKGRIPGPIAEEPTKHKVVEVLQKLYFEANLKNQTVAEGSHLKLVCSCVGPKPTIKWFKNNIPLVWSKNVKNDTKMGVGAVHILSAELNDSGTYKCTASNAVGEVETTCKVIVFPVPEKQHVAPSFVRNVKEHYDIQTNDLVLEVNVRGNPMPTIKWLRDGIDLVDPTGEKFFPMREPGGVFKLTIHDPQAKDEGQYACEATNVVGKDVLRHAVRRIMERKIAESHVFGIRYHDPNLMKHGVYEEPPKPEPAPRPHREFVFLEDGSYYIRGQTPEHLWEWETDTSAPSEYEEYVSPEPEPEPEVPEPEPEPEPAPVEKVPSRSPSPDFLIKTPPPPPPKQPEPIEADDEDEDEEDEDEEEAPPPPPKRGPKIKKLRKKRVPQPQVVPEEEAAIAAPAAPVPEPPKEVAAPVEVAAPAEGEPAEDKDKLRKERYLRLFPELNPDEAKRVDARAVLRFGSTLHDINIVEGKPVRLFCTVLGSKADFKWYKNGEPMEFTKQIKNLSDAQEGTGVIAFNKVSRDDTADYEVVVKDKSGAVIRGTCRLNVLPAPVRIPVAEGEAPRFVRCMTQHYDLRVDDLVLETQIKGTGPIKVEWFLDGIIIENNEKFIQIREPHGIHKLCLHNPQIRDNGRYLVKASNDFGTEELKYTLRFEGKAAAMPMYHMHHADKRRTFEEEKVVEPRQHREVVFLEDGSYYLKGQTPERFWEWETDTEAESEYEEYVPGDTTSEEEVEEPEAEEKPDAEEQPAEKPATPAKTPQPAPPAAAEQEEEAEEAEEEEEEVESPPKPVKRGPKIKKLRRKLPKQPAPEQVVEERPKEVPRQREPQPGAQPKVKLSQLISSGKSLAPPEVPRVKRWKKPIEVEFISHLRSGTIKKGKNLTLNCCCSDAAKIEVTWLKDDEPLVMGPRCRSDVTRQGYCTLDLVDLRLEDTGVYKCVAKTANGTATDSCRITVFELEKKDEVELVPPTFITPLRELYHPTTNDLHLEIRVRGNPVPTFRWMYDGIPILQSNAKYEIFNQHYYENRTKITTVQLIINDPQLRDSGKYTLIAKNDVKSVEMSRQVSIPLRFDQRVQTHKHKRMDDVVVENEAPRVLPKPPTPEPEPVPEEPVPEPAEGDEQPEEEEVEEEKEDEEDEEEE, from the exons ATCCCGTTCCCAGGAAGCGTCCAGGATGGTACGCAAGCAAAACAGCGAAGAGGTGATCCCGCAGGTGATCGTGAcggagcaggagcagcagccggGCGGCGATGGGGGGCGTTCGATGTCGCGCGAAGGCACCTACTCGCGGGAACCGTCCCGGGAGCGCAGTTCCCGCTCGGTCTCGATCTCGCGCCTCCGGGTGGACGATCCGCTGCGCAAGGAGATGATGCTGGTGCGCGAAAAGTCGCCGTTCGAGATTGGGGAGAACCGCAATGTGCAGGTCGCCTCCTGCAAGGCCATCATCGACAAGGCGCTGGTGATGGACGTCTCGGGCGGTGTGACGAACGTGGACGAGTACATCTCGCTCTTCTTCTCGTCCGGCTGCGTCATCGACGAGGCGTCCTGCAAGGACATCTCGACCGCAGTCGAGGTGACTATcatcgaggaggaggaggagcggcCCGAGCTGGTGGTGATGCCGCTGGTCGAAGAGGAACCGCCGGCGGTCGACGAATCtcaggacaaaaaaaaacttcgacGGACCAACTTGAAGATAGCCGCGAAAACGAATCCCCAGCGGTGGCCGATGCGGCGGCCGGTGATGGTGACGTAGCGGCGGCCGAAGAAACCGAACCGTTGGAGGGTGAACCGATTGAAGGCGACGAGCAGGCGGTGGACGAGGCGGACGGTGCCGGCGAGGGCGAGGAGGTGCCGGCAGCGCGCGAGCTTGAGCCGACGGGCGCagtcgctgccgccgccgccgacggCGAGCCGAACGACGATGAATCTGATTTAAAAGAGGACGGCGACGAGTCCGGGGAGTCTTATAGCGAATCGGAGGAACTATCGTCAGAACTATCCTACTCCTACAGCGACATGTCCGTGGACGAAGTGGATCCCTCCCAGTGGCGCGTGTTCCACGAGGATGAGGACGAGATCGCGCTGATCAAGTTCGAGCAGCAGGAGGAGAAAACGCCCGAACCGacggagaaggagaaggacgCCGAGTTCCAGCGACTCCGGAAGGCGTCGCGACCACCGCTATACCTCACCAAGCTGACGGACCGGAGTGCCCCGGCCGGGTCCACCATCAAGCTACAGTGCACGGTCGAGGGCCAGGAGGTGACGGTGCGATGGCTCAAGAACGATCAACAGATTGAGCGGACGCCCAACCTGCAGACGTCCGCCGCCGACGGCCTGTACACGCTCACCATCAAGCACCTGAAGCACTCGGATGCGGGCGAGTACAAGATACTGGCAAAGAACCGGGGCGGCGAGATACCGTCGGTGGCGCACGTCAAAGTGTACGACGCGATCAAGCCCAAGTGTCAGTTGCCGTTCTTTGTGAAAATCAGAG ACTACTTCCACCATGCATTGAACGACCTCGTGATCGAGGCTAGGATCATGTTCCAGAAAGAATATGAGCCGACGATCACCTGGCTGAAGGACGGGGAACCGGTTGTGCTGGATCAACGGATTGGGGCCACCTTCGAGGGGGAGGAAATCTTCCAGCTCAACATTTACGACCCAACGCCGGAGGACAGTGGCCGGTACACGTGCATCGCCGAGAATGAGGCGGGCCGGTGCCAGATGTCCCACACGGTCGACTTCGTGGACAAGGTGCCGTACATGCGGCTGCCCGGCATCACCAACGCCGACCGGAAGCAGCTGACGGAGGAGGAGATCGAGGAGCGCAAGCGCGAAGAGCTGCGCATCAAGACGGAGGCGAAGGAGCGGCTGGCGGGCGGTGGCCGCACGGCCCGGGGCGGCGACGACGTGCACGAACCGTACGAGTCGGAATCGTACGTGATTCGCGACTCGAAGAACAAGCTCGCGTGGGCTGGGCAGCTGCACAACGTCACCACCACGAAGGGTGCGATCGTGAAGATGACCTGCTCGGCGAATGGGCCGCTGCCAATGTTCAAGTGGCAGCGGAATGGGCGCCCGATCGACTTTGGCGATCACGTGAAGCTGATGAACAGTGGCGCGATCGGGCAGATCGTGATCAACGGCGTGACGCGCAAGGATGCGGGCGAGTACACCTGCACGGCGAAGAACAGCCACAACGAGATCAAGACGACGTGCGTGCTGAAGGTGATCACGCTGCCGTCGGCCGAGACGACGCCGGCCACGTTTACGCGCGCGGTCAAAG AGTTCTACGACATCCGAGCGGACGATCTCGTGCTCGAGGTGAACGTGCACGGCCTGCCGAAGCCGACGATCAGCTGGCTAAAGGACGGCGAGGACATCGTGCTCGGCGACAAGCTGCTGATCAACCGCGAACCGAACGGCGTGTACCAGCTGTGCATCCACAAGCCGGCCCCGGCCGACTGTGGCGTGTACGAATGCCGGGCGGTCAACTCGGCCGGCACCGCCAAGGTGTCGCACGAGGTGAGCTTCACGTCGAAGGATAAGCTGATCCACGTGCAGCACATCGAGCACGCGGACTACTTTAAAAGGCGGCTCGAGGAGAAGGAAGCGGCCAGTCTACTGTTGACGGCGGAACCGACTCCACCaaccgaccagcagcagcagcagccggctaGCCAAGCCCAGTCACAGGCACAGCAGCAAGCGGAACCGGCGGCCACAGGCGAGCCAGTGCCACCGGTCGAACCAGCAGAAGGAGAAGCCGGCGAAACAGCTACAGAAGCGCCGGCACCGGAAGCTACTGCACAAGAGcagacggcagcagcagcagctccaaaGCCAAAGTTCAAGGCAATGCCGGGCCGCCGCCGCTTCGAGGATGGGCCGGTGGAACCGTTCGTTATACGCGACTCCAAGAACCGGCTGATGTGGGAGACGAAGCTGAAGAACCAAACCGTGCCGGCCGGCAAATCGATCAAGCTGACGTGCAGTGTGACTGGGCCGCAGCCGACCTGGCGCTGGATGAAGAACGGCAAGCCGCTGGTCTGGAGCAAGAGCGTGGTGAACGCGACCAAGGTGGAGTTCGGGTGCGTGCGCATCACGCCGACGACGGTGGCCGACTCGGGCGAGTACACGGCGTACGCGAAGAACAGCTTCGGCGAGATCGAGTGCTCCTGCACGGTGACCGTGTTCGCGACGGAAAAGGACATCGAAACGGTGCCGACGTTCACGCGGGTCATCG ACTACTACGACTCCCTAGTGGACGATCTGATCCTGGAGGTGCACGTGCGCGGTGTTCCCGATCCGAAGCTGACCTGGGAGCGGGACGGGATGGAGTTCACCAACGAGACGGATCGCGTGATCATCTCCCGCGAAGGCAACGGCGTGTACCGCTTGAG CATCCACAATCCGGAAAAGCTCGACGGTGGCAAGTGGGTCGTAACGGCCAAGAACCACGCCGGCGAGGAGAAGCTGAAACACTCGGTCACGTTCAAGGGGCGCGAATTCTACCAGAGCCAGCTGACGCACGGTATCTACCATGCGGACAAGCAGATCACGCGCTCGGAAGAGGACGGCTTTGTGTACGGTACGCGGTCGCGCTCCGTGTCCCGTGCACCCTCCGTCGCTCACCAGGTCGGCCCCGAGCCGGACATTTCGGCCGTCGTCGAAGCGCTGGCAGCGGTTGAGGCGACCACCGAGGATGCGCCCGCTGCCGGAGCGGCCGCGGAAGGTGCCGAGCCGGCTGCGGATGCAGCGGACGCACCGGAAGaaccgaagaagaagaaggaaccgAAACAGTGGCGCAAGAACTTGCAGGGCCTGCTGAAGGGCCGCATCCCCGGCCCGATCGCGGAGGAGCCCACCAAGCACAAGGTGGTGGAGGTACTGCAGAAGCTGTACTTTGAGGCGAATCTGAAGAACCAAACGGTGGCGGAGGGGTCGCACCTGAAGCTGGTGTGCTCGTGCGTCGGTCCGAAGCCGACGATCAAGTGGTTCAAGAACAACATTCCCCTCGTCTGGAGCAAGAACGTGAAGAACGACACGAAGATGGGCGTCGGCGCGGTCCACATCCTGTCGGCCGAGCTGAACGACTCCGGCACGTACAAGTGTACGGCGAGCAATGCGGTCGGCGAGGTGGAGACGACCTGCAAGGTGATCGTGTTCCCGGTGCCGGAGAAGCAGCACGTTGCGCCGAGCTTTGTGCGCAATGTTAAGG AGCACTACGACATCCAGACGAACGATCTGGTGCTGGAGGTGAACGTGCGCGGCAACCCGATGCCCACGATCAAGTGGCTGCGGGACGGCATCGATCTGGTCGATCCGACGGGCGAGAAGTTCTTCCCGATGCGCGAACCGGGCGGTGTGTTCAAGCTGACCATCCACGACCCGCAGGCGAAGGACGAGGGCCAGTACGCTTGCGAGGCCACGAACGTGGTCGGCAAGGACGTGCTGCGCCATGCCGTCCGGCGCATCATGGAGCGCAAGATCGCCGAAAGCCACGTGTTCGGCATTCGGTACCACGACCCGAACCTGATGAAGCACGGCGTGTACGAGGAGCCGCCGAAGCCGGAACCGGCGCCGAGACCGCACCGGGAGTTTGTCTTCCTGGAGGACGGTTCGTACTACATTCGCGGCCAAACGCCGGAGCATCTGTGGGAGTGGGAAACGGATACGAGTGCGCCGAGCGAGTACGAGGAGTACGTGTCGCCGGAACCGGAGCCCGAGCCCGAGGTGCCCGAGCCGGAACCCGAGCCGGAACCGGCACCGGTCGAGAAGGTACCGTCCCGGTCGCCGTCGCCCGACTTTTTGATCAAgacgccgccaccgccaccaccgaaGCAGCCGGAACCGATCGAGGCGGACgatgaggatgaggatgaggaggacgaggatgaggaggaggcaccgccgccaccgccgaaGCGTGGCCCGAAGATTAAGAAGCTGCGCAAGAAGCGCGTCCCGCAGCCGCAGGTCGTGCCGGAAGAAGAGGCGGCGATCGCTGCACCGGCCGCACCGGTACCGGAACCGCCGAAGGAGGTTGCTGCGCCGGTGGAAGTGGCAGCTCCCGCCGAGGGAGAACCGGCTGAGGATAAGGACAAGCTGCGCAAGGAACGGTATCTGCGTCTCTTCCCCGAGCTGAACCCGGACGAAGCGAAGCGCGTTGATGCGCGGGCGGTGTTGCGCTTCGGCAGCACGCTGCACGACATCAACATCGTGGAGGGTAAGCCGGTGCGTCTGTTCTGTACCGTGCTCGGCTCGAAGGCCGACTTCAAGTGGTACAAGAACGGCGAACCGATGGAGTTCACCAAGCAGATCAAGAACCTGTCCGACGCGCAGGAGGGCACGGGCGTGATTGCGTTCAACAAGGTGTCCCGGGACGATACCGCCGACTACGAGGTGGTCGTGAAGGACAAGTCGGGCGCCGTCATCCGCGGTACCTGCCGGCTGAACGTGCTGCCGGCGCCGGTGCGCATCCCGGTGGCGGAGGGCGAAGCGCCGCGGTTCGTGCGCTGCATGACGCAGCACTACGATCTGCGCGTGGACGATCTGGTGCTGGAGACGCAGATCAAGGGCACGGGGCCGATCAAGGTGGAGTGGTTCCTGGACGGCATCATCATCGAGAACAACGAGAAGTTCATCCAGATCCGCGAACCGCACGGCATCCACAAGCTGTGCCTGCACAATCCGCAGATCCGCGACAACGGCCGGTACCTGGTGAAGGCGAGCAACGACTTCGGCACGGAGGAGCTCAAGTACACGCTGCGGTTCGAGGGCAAGGCGGCCGCGATGCCGATGTACCACATGCACCACGCGGACAAGCGCCGCACGTTCGAGGAGGAGAAGGTGGTGGAACCGAGACAGCACCGGGAGGTCGTCTTCCTGGAGGATGGCTCGTACTATCTGAAGGGCCAGACGCCCGAGCGGTTCTGGGAGTGGGAGACGGACACGGAGGCGGAAAGCGAGTACGAAGAGTACGTGCCCGGTGACACCACGAGcgaggaggaggtggaggagcCGGAAGCCGAGGAAAAGCCGGACGCCGAGGAACAGCCGGCGGAGAAGCCGGCGACGCCGGCCAAAACACCGCAGCCTGCCCCGCCAGCGGCAGCGGAGCAGGAAGAGGAAGCGGAAGAAgcggaggaggaagaggaagaggtgGAATCGCCCCCGAAACCGGTCAAGCGCGGTCCGAAGATCAAGAAGCTACGCCGCAAGCTGCCCAAGCAGCCGGCCCCCGAGCAGGTGGTGGAGGAACGGCCCAAGGAGGTGCCGCGCCAGCGGGAACCGCAGCCGGGCGCCCAGCCGAAGGTCAAGCTGAGCCAGCTGATCTCGAGCGGCAAGAGTCTGGCACCGCCCGAGGTGCCGCGCGTCAAGCGCTGGAAGAAACCGATCGAGGTCGAGTTCATCTCGCATCTGCGCAGCGGCACGATCAAGAAGGGCAAAAACCTGACgctcaactgctgctgctcggacGCGGCCAAGATTGAGGTTACCTGGCTGAAGGACGACGAGCCGCTGGTGATGGGACCGCGCTGCCGCAGTGACGTCACGCGCCAGGGCTACTGTACGCTCGATCTGGTCGACCTGCGGCTGGAAGACACGGGCGTGTACAAGTGCGTCGCCAAGACGGCGAACGGTACGGCGACCGACTCGTGCCGCATCACCGTGTTCGAGCTGGAGAAGAAGGACGAGGTTGAGCTGGTGCCGCCGACGTTCATCACACCGCTGAGAG AACTGTACCATCCGACGACGAACGATCTGCACCTGGAGATCCGGGTGCGCGGTAACCCGGTGCCGACGTTCCGCTGGATGTACGACGGCATCCCGATCCTGCAGAGCAACGCCAAGTACGAGATCTTCAATCAGCACTACTACGAGAACCGCACCAAGATCACGACGGTGCAGCTGATCATCAACGATCCGCAGCTGCGCGACAGCGGCAAGTACACGCTGATCGCCAAGAACGACGTCAAGTCGGTCGAGATGTCGCGGCAGGTGTCGATCCCGCTCCGCTTCGACCAGCGGGTCCAAACGCACAAGCACAAGCGCATGGACGACGTGGTGGTGGAGAACGAGGCGCCGCGCGTCCTGCCGAAACCGCCCACGCCCGAACCGGAACCGGTACCGGAGGAGCCCGTACCGGAACCGGCAGAAGGGGACGAGCagccggaggaggaggaggtggaagaggaaaaggaagacgaggaggatgaggaggaggagtag